From one Paenibacillus terrae HPL-003 genomic stretch:
- a CDS encoding beta-glucosidase codes for MKVKSTWLFRMMMMTVIVAVVIGPMNIAGAAGSRTDRPWMNTSLSAEERTMLLLKEMTLEEKINLVTGKVNNYYGFYNDPIERLGIPALTMADGPGGVRIANPDVQNKQSTALPAPIALAATWDTKAAKQYGDLIGDEAFNTTHNVVLGPGMDIARIPWGSRNFESMGEDPLLQSQMVTAYVKGVQSHPVLATAKHYLMNNQETERFTTNVKVSDRALHEIYIRPFQEAIAKADLGGAMCSFNKVNGEPACENKTLLTDLLKKELQFKGFIMSDYGANLSTVESANAGLDLETPGTPFGKWGDQLLAAVKNGKVSEKTIDDKAGRILMQMFSKGLFDHPVENNQIDAREHGKTARQLAEESMVLLQNKNNALPLSKDKLKSIAVIGPDADNGTVAGGGSSLVNPTYTVSPLEGIRNRVGKGVTVQYAPGTDPISAGDIMPGPSAVPSSLLTTSDKKEDISVGYATYRDDEQGLRGEYWTNNKMEGSPVLVRNDGQVNMNLGFYNYQGLNAKSPKVPNTPTTLNGLISARWTGAIAAPKDGDYALSLTSLGSSKLYLDDKLFVDNQGTKLGTTKKNISLKAGEKHKVRIEYRADYPTTGRDSGGMVRLGWEPPADTSDKLIDNAVKLAKKSDVAIVVTRTYDSEGYVERSDMELPNNQDRLIRAVAAANPETIVVQMSGRAVQMDTWQNKVPAIVQAWFAGQEQGNAVARVLFGDVNPSGKLPVTFPVNEQSTPVSSPEKFPGVNGIGDYSDGIFVGYRGYEKSSIQPAFSFGHGLSYTTFGYSDLKVKQHASGKKSNRTDSIEVSLKLKNTGKVAGAEVVQMYSGKLPTSVETPSRQLAGWAKVELKPGQEKNVRIELDPKAFSYWDEKSKAWVMPSGEVPIYAGSSSQDIRLTGSVTIPAASTGKTAK; via the coding sequence GTGAAAGTGAAATCAACATGGTTGTTTCGTATGATGATGATGACCGTCATTGTGGCTGTTGTGATCGGACCGATGAATATTGCAGGAGCGGCAGGAAGCCGGACAGATCGGCCCTGGATGAACACGTCCCTTTCGGCTGAAGAACGGACGATGTTGTTGTTGAAGGAAATGACGCTGGAAGAAAAAATAAATTTGGTGACCGGCAAGGTCAACAATTATTATGGATTTTACAATGATCCGATTGAGCGTTTGGGTATCCCGGCGCTGACGATGGCAGATGGTCCTGGCGGGGTGCGTATCGCCAATCCAGACGTTCAGAACAAGCAATCTACTGCGCTGCCAGCTCCAATTGCGTTAGCTGCAACATGGGATACAAAAGCAGCCAAGCAGTACGGTGATTTGATCGGAGACGAGGCTTTTAATACGACTCATAATGTCGTGCTCGGACCTGGGATGGATATTGCCCGTATCCCATGGGGATCGCGGAACTTTGAATCTATGGGTGAGGACCCACTGCTGCAATCGCAAATGGTGACTGCTTATGTCAAAGGTGTACAAAGCCATCCTGTGTTGGCGACTGCGAAGCATTACCTTATGAATAATCAGGAAACGGAGCGCTTCACGACGAATGTCAAAGTTAGTGACCGTGCGTTGCATGAAATTTACATACGTCCTTTTCAGGAGGCCATCGCCAAGGCTGATTTGGGAGGGGCTATGTGCTCCTTTAACAAGGTCAACGGCGAGCCTGCTTGTGAGAACAAGACCCTCTTGACGGACCTCTTGAAGAAGGAGCTTCAATTTAAAGGTTTCATAATGAGCGATTACGGTGCGAACCTGAGTACAGTAGAGTCCGCTAATGCCGGCTTGGACCTGGAAACACCGGGGACACCTTTTGGTAAATGGGGAGATCAGCTACTGGCTGCTGTCAAGAACGGCAAGGTAAGTGAAAAAACGATTGATGATAAGGCTGGGCGCATTCTGATGCAAATGTTCAGCAAAGGGTTGTTTGATCACCCGGTTGAAAATAACCAGATTGATGCTCGTGAACATGGTAAGACAGCCCGCCAATTGGCGGAGGAAAGTATGGTACTGCTTCAGAATAAAAACAATGCATTACCGTTGTCTAAAGATAAGCTTAAATCCATTGCTGTTATTGGTCCCGATGCAGATAACGGCACTGTAGCAGGTGGAGGCAGCTCGTTGGTGAACCCAACCTATACCGTAAGTCCGTTAGAGGGGATCCGCAACCGTGTCGGCAAAGGGGTTACCGTCCAATATGCACCGGGTACGGACCCGATTTCTGCGGGAGACATTATGCCAGGTCCATCGGCTGTGCCATCCTCATTGCTGACCACATCCGACAAAAAAGAGGATATCAGCGTTGGATATGCCACTTATAGAGATGACGAACAGGGACTACGGGGAGAATATTGGACGAACAACAAAATGGAGGGCAGTCCGGTTCTTGTACGTAATGATGGTCAGGTCAACATGAATCTTGGATTTTATAATTATCAGGGCCTTAACGCGAAGTCCCCTAAAGTTCCGAATACGCCAACGACACTTAACGGTTTGATATCGGCGCGATGGACGGGAGCAATTGCAGCACCTAAGGATGGCGATTATGCATTATCTTTAACCAGTTTGGGATCCAGCAAGCTATATCTTGATGACAAGCTATTTGTGGATAATCAGGGCACGAAGCTGGGTACCACGAAGAAAAACATCTCGCTCAAAGCGGGTGAAAAGCACAAGGTGCGGATCGAATATCGTGCCGATTATCCGACAACTGGCCGTGATTCCGGCGGTATGGTTCGTCTGGGCTGGGAGCCTCCGGCAGATACGTCAGACAAGCTGATTGACAATGCTGTGAAGCTGGCGAAAAAGTCGGATGTTGCGATTGTCGTCACACGTACCTATGATAGCGAAGGCTATGTTGAGCGTTCCGATATGGAACTGCCGAACAATCAGGATCGGCTGATCCGTGCAGTTGCCGCGGCGAACCCGGAAACCATTGTTGTGCAAATGAGCGGCAGAGCTGTACAGATGGACACTTGGCAGAATAAAGTTCCTGCCATCGTACAAGCATGGTTTGCTGGTCAAGAGCAGGGGAATGCCGTAGCACGCGTTCTGTTCGGGGATGTGAATCCTTCTGGCAAGCTGCCAGTAACCTTCCCGGTTAACGAGCAGTCCACGCCGGTATCCTCACCAGAAAAATTCCCGGGTGTGAACGGAATAGGTGACTATTCGGACGGTATTTTTGTAGGCTACCGTGGGTATGAGAAATCGAGCATCCAACCGGCGTTCTCCTTTGGACACGGTTTATCCTATACGACATTCGGATATAGCGATCTAAAGGTAAAACAGCACGCGAGCGGAAAGAAATCCAATCGTACAGATTCTATCGAGGTTTCACTGAAATTGAAAAATACCGGAAAAGTAGCTGGAGCAGAGGTTGTACAAATGTACAGCGGCAAGCTTCCGACAAGTGTAGAGACTCCGTCGCGGCAATTGGCAGGCTGGGCCAAGGTCGAGCTGAAGCCGGGCCAAGAGAAAAATGTCCGTATAGAGCTGGACCCGAAAGCCTTCTCCTACTGGGATGAGAAATCCAAAGCATGGGTTATGCCTTCAGGTGAAGTGCCCATTTATGCAGGCAGCTCTTCTCAGGATATCCGTCTGACAGGAAGTGTTACCATTCCGGCAGCATCTACAGGAAAGACAGCGAAGTAA
- a CDS encoding Gfo/Idh/MocA family protein, whose amino-acid sequence MSKKIKWGIVGTGWISDQFVADLVHVTNGEGYAVGSRTIESATEFAAKHQMARAYGSYEELVQDSEVDAIYVGTPHPFHTENVLTALRAGKAVLCEKPFTVNSGELEELIGFAREHKLFLMEAMWTRFLPPIRQVREWIDAGRIGEVKLVKAEFGFRVEWNPEGRLLNPDLGGGALLDTGIYPVSFASMVFGPEPKHVWSTAHIGETGVDETFSILLDYGNGRTAMLNGAVRLGLTNEAYIHGTKGSIHIPSFLNSTSATLHVDGEEAQTFQDDRASTGYAFEAEEVGRCLNKGLLESSTISLDESLGIMKLMDQIRAQWGLRYPFE is encoded by the coding sequence ATGAGCAAGAAGATCAAATGGGGAATTGTCGGCACGGGATGGATCTCAGATCAGTTTGTTGCGGATTTGGTGCATGTTACGAATGGAGAAGGGTATGCTGTTGGTTCACGTACTATTGAAAGCGCTACCGAATTTGCAGCCAAGCATCAAATGGCACGGGCTTACGGAAGCTATGAGGAATTAGTGCAGGATTCTGAGGTCGATGCTATTTATGTAGGCACTCCTCATCCTTTTCATACAGAAAATGTTCTGACAGCTCTTCGGGCCGGCAAAGCCGTCTTGTGTGAGAAACCCTTCACCGTGAATAGTGGGGAACTGGAGGAACTGATCGGCTTTGCACGTGAACATAAGCTATTCCTGATGGAAGCGATGTGGACACGTTTTTTGCCTCCGATTCGCCAAGTGCGGGAGTGGATAGATGCCGGACGAATTGGTGAGGTGAAGCTGGTTAAGGCAGAATTTGGTTTTCGTGTAGAATGGAACCCAGAAGGACGCTTATTGAACCCCGATCTGGGCGGAGGTGCTTTGCTGGATACGGGAATTTATCCGGTTTCTTTTGCCTCGATGGTCTTCGGTCCTGAACCCAAGCATGTATGGAGCACCGCCCATATTGGGGAAACGGGTGTTGACGAGACGTTCTCCATCCTGCTGGATTATGGAAATGGACGCACGGCTATGCTTAACGGGGCTGTTCGTCTCGGACTTACGAATGAAGCCTATATTCATGGAACAAAGGGCTCTATCCACATTCCGTCCTTCCTGAACAGCACATCGGCTACTTTACATGTGGACGGCGAAGAGGCACAAACCTTTCAGGATGACCGAGCTTCCACAGGGTATGCCTTTGAAGCAGAAGAAGTGGGGCGCTGCCTGAATAAAGGCTTACTCGAAAGTTCCACGATATCTTTGGATGAATCATTGGGCATTATGAAGCTGATGGATCAGATTCGCGCACAGTGGGGACTTCGGTATCCTTTTGAGTAA